In Salvia miltiorrhiza cultivar Shanhuang (shh) chromosome 4, IMPLAD_Smil_shh, whole genome shotgun sequence, the DNA window GATAGTTTATCGGAGGAGGCTGATTCAAGTCGATTTGAAATTCTGAATCCATCTATCGTGATGTTGAGAAATTGTTCTATGCTGGCCATTTTTAAAGAACACCGAAAGCCAATCGACATCAAATTTTTTCAGATatgattttcaaattttattgaaaagctTTGAAAAGTCTAAAATTCCCTCCCTGTATCGATTTTTTGGCTCCAAATTAAGTTTGTGGTgtgaaacaaattaaaaatctcaTCATTTAGCAGGTTAAATTTGAGAAGACGATGAAgagtttcttttgtttttcctcATGGATATAATTGTGATTCAAAAAGTAAAtaacattaaataaggttagtttacgttaattttttgtttattaaaacttgtgtaaAAGCTGAGGGCGACTTATAAAAAAGattggagggagtataatgtaAGTAAGACAATTTCGTCTCTTTAACACAAAATTGACCAAAATTTGATGAAATTAAGTTGATAGACAACTATTGATTTTCTATCTCAAAATTATATTTCGCAACATTAATTCTTTATCTTATACAAAAAACCATATGcgattaaattttaattaatctgCATACCTTGATAATATTCACATAATAAAGTTCAATATTCCAAATTCGAAGATATTCCGTGATATTCTCGATTCTACAGATGTTTTCCAGTTTCTCTCGTCTACAACCTTTTTGTTTTTCTTCCAATTTTACAATTTACAAATGATGTTTTAATGATTTCAATTGAATTTcggtattttttaataaatagttatcagctattcttaaaaaaatgaatgcgtttttttttaaagatcgaTTTTAACTTTATTGGCCACAAATTCATTTTCTATACTTTTAAAGAGGTATCAACTAGTCATGTGGTAGTTTTATCCTTGAACTCTCAAAATAACTAGAAACTTATGATTTTAGGAAGTTAGAAAAAACACTTAAATCATAATCTAAAATGCCTAGTTTGAGCTATTATGACAAAAAGAAAGTATAGTTGCTTTAAATTCATAAGTCAATTCTATAGATAATTTCCTTGTGTATTACTGGAATGGCTtaacaacataaaatttggACAGTAAAGAGAATAAATAACTCAAAGCAATCAAATGAATAAATAAGTATACTTTTAAAAGCTAATGTTACACAGACACAGCCACACCGATTCGCTCACATCACATGCGTCTCTCTTTTCCATTTCACGCAAAGATCCTCTCTTGAAAAGCAAGcaacacagagagagagagagagagaaaagaaaagtagCAAAAGAAGTGGCCACCGCCGTGGGTGGTGGTGGGGCTTAGTACCCTTTCACTATTTCCCCAATTTTTCCCACCAAAACCCAAAAATCCCTAAAAATGACCTCTCGAGACAtcaccgccaccgccgccgcaaACCACCCTACTTCCGGCGGCAACCACCACCACTACTACCCACCGTCGAATTCGTCATCCTCGTCCTCCGCCTCGTTccgcggctgctgctgctgcctcttcctcctcttctcCTTCCTCGCCCTCCTGGCCCTCGCCGTGGTGCTGGTGGTGGTCCTCgcagtgaagccgaagaagccGGAATTCGACCTCCAGCAGGTGGGCGTGCAGTACATGGGCATCAGCCCCACCAccgcctcctccgccgccgtGTCGCTCAACATCCGGATGGTATTCACCGCCGCCAACGGCAACAAGGTCGGGATCAAGTACGGCGAGTCGCGCTTCACCGTGATGTACCGCGGCATCCCCCTCGGGCGCGGCGGCGTCCCCGGCTTCTACCAGCCCGCCCACAGCGTAAGGCGGATCGAGTGCGTCATCGTCGTCGACCGGGTTAGCTTGCTCCAGGCCGACGCCGCCGATTTGGTCAGGGACGCCTCCTTGAACGACCGGGTCGAATTGCGGGTCGTCGGCGATGTCGGAGCCAAGATCCGGATCCTCGGCTTCACCTCACCCGGTGTGCAGGTTACCACCCTCTTTTAActtcattattattttattttaattttcatcatcaattcttgcttctcttgtgaattatacTATATATTGTGAAATTAACTCTACtaagtaaaatttaaattaatgtgctaaaaaatgaaattaattttatttattcgaTGAATTAACTGTGGATCTTAAAATAGATTTCCCATCATCAAATTATCATGCTAAATATTCAATTATCTGTctagttttaaaaatattctaACCTttgaataatataaataaacacATGAACTATTGGTATTGTGTTAAAAATGGCctcattaaattttttttgatgCCTAAATGCTAACTTATTAGCTAGAAACTAGGAACGAGTAGAACTAGAATGACatgatgtattttttttctacaaATTTAGTCACTATAAGTTAGCAATTTAGCATCATGCTAccaaaaatattagtaataaagatatttttaatatattgttaATAGTTCATGTCTTTTATTGACATTATTAAAGGCTCATGCCATTTTTGGAAGTGATTTATAGAACGAACTGCCCACACAATACAAATCATCATATAGTGTGTTTTATTAAGGAAAAGTGAGTGTTCCGCACAaaagaatttatatttttaaaattagagAAATAATTGTGATATAGTTACTCATTTGCAAATTCTACCTTTACCTTTTCTCTTCCTTTTTTAACAATTCTATTTCCTTCCTCTCGTTATCATTGTCTTAAAACTTTGGAGCACGAAAAGTAAGATGTTcatgtaaattaaataaaattaaaaattttaaaacttaTAGTAACTTTTtaatagttaatttttaatagtTAAATTTTTACTCTATATTTTTTACAAAACTTGTTTttagtgaaaataaaaattactctaATAATGGGACGCgagaatattttttatgttgGAATTTGGGACATGAGTGAAAGAGTCGTCTTGGTTTTTGTTTTGAAAgaatcttctttttttctttgctTATGTCGGCTTCCAATCTGCTAGCTTGCGCTCTTTGCTGCTCTGCTAAGATGAGCTTATGTGAGgatgtggttttttttttctttttcttattttttctttccattCTCGTGTTACTCTTTCATTCATTGTGTTTTCTTGCAGTCAAATTTTTTACGTTTTGTCACCCAGGATTTAGGATTAGGTCAATATTAAGATTTTTTTATTCACACTTTTCGATTTAAATAAACTCCGCATTTCTGAATCTCGATTTTGATCGGATTTTGTTCCTATTCTTCCCCGTATTGAAGAACGACATATTAAGTAAACAATAAAGATAACTGCGAGTTATATTTGTAAGAGTTTTAAGTTTGAGCTAAAAAATCACCTTTAATTTATGAATTAACCCATGTATGATTCCCAATTTCCCATGGTAAGGCAGTCTTTAAGTGCGATTGTAAGTTGTGGTGACCTAAAAAAAAATCTGTTTTACGAGAATGTGTATAGAATATGAAATGATTTAGTTAATAGGCATACCCATAAAAGAGTGGTCCATCCTAGTGTTAATGCCATTATTGTTGAGAGTAGGTACATTGTTACCTCTGCTGTCAACACAAACTGTAAACATCACTATcatgattaaataaatcaatGTGCTCATTCGTAGAAAAATGTATCAAGTAATTTTTCTTATGCTTCATTAATTTATGCTATTTGTCCTAGTCCTTAGAGAgtgttttattgagatttttgaaaattttaggTTTATGATATTGAAAAAGTTGATTTTTGGTAAAAATGTATATGTAATAGTGTGGAATTTGTTTGTTTGAGAAATTGGGAAGGATAACACAAATTGtagatataaatttataaatatatttatttatttttagaagtatactatatatatcagtCGTGAGTTTAAATTgttaggaaaaataatttgaaacatatatatatatatatatatatatatatatattactataattttatattattttaatatcatAAAATCAATTCCAATATAAACATCCATCCATCATGTCTCAAGTGTTGGGCTTGTGAGCCCATCTGCGCCGGGTTCGCAGCATCAGTAATGGggttttttctctcttttttttaagaataatgCTAAACAGTCACATCGTGGCCATccacaatttacctaaataaaaaataatttaatttatttaatttattttttaaaataaaaataagatttatttattatatcatattctctacattgtaattatttttttgtaattttttggtcattttttttatttttaataaaaaataaatttaaaataaaaaatgcaaaaaaaaaaaaaaataagtacaatgtacagaatatagtaaaatagttaaatcctatttttattttaaaaaataaattaaataaatcaatattttcCTTATCatactagtgtgtgggtggccacaatgtggctatatagatttattgtttttttaatgCATGCTAGCAATTGTTCTATTGGGTCGTATGCGCCCATTTCTCTCTCCTTCTGAGCCCGGATAGCGGCTGGAAGGAGCGCTTCTGCCGGACGTGGTATTGGGGGGACTCGGCTGAGTTTGGTGTGCACCGCTCGCCGAGCCTCCCACTACGGATGCTCTAAAATTTTTTACCGGTTTTTGTccttttttcatttatataattccAATAGAGAACacttagaaaaataaataataaatggaGTTATGTATATTCTAGTGTTTTTTATATATCGTAAGAacatatttgtttattaaatttatattatgtAGAaagaatatatacatatatatatataatattgaaaagataatttttaatttgaaatcaatttcaaaattgaatggcaattttatagttatattaaaattgaaggTTGATTTGTAAAATACTatataacatttttattttcttttcctttatcttttaattattttgctttaattctttctaaaattgttaaattcaactaattataaaatatttaatatgcatatcaaattaaaaatgtcCCATACCTTTTGGGcacagaaattaaaaaatgtatagaaagtagataaaatgagtTGATGAAAAGTATTTAAATagtattaggtatagagagataatatatattgccaaaaaaggaatgagacatttatattgAGACGTCtcattatggaaagtgagacatttataTTGGGACAGACgaatattttatcaaaatatttgttttaaaatgtaaaagttatatttatttaaagattaaaattttaaaaattctctctcctcattaatcctttttttaattaatgtatttttcaattcttttttgttttcatGTTCATAacttttttgtcttttcataatatcaattcttattattgtgaattttttcattaattttttttttcagtataatattataatgataattgaatttatatcaattttatataaatataaaaatatctaCCGCATGAGATGCAAATGCTAATATATacttatgtatatatattaatattttcttgGGGCCATTCAAGCGGTTAAGTCCCTCTCTTTTAAACTTTTATTAGTTATGAATTGATCTTATTTTACCAATAATTCATGATCAAAATATTTGTAGTTGTGAATTGACTTTATTACTTCTTAATCATGAATTTAGGGTGAAATGGtattgttaattaaaaaaaattcttaatttttttaatctttgtaCCTATATTCGATTTTtacaaaagtaaaattaatattttattacattaactctctctctctctctctctctctctctctctctctctctctatatatatatatatatatatatatatataaattatatattgaagatctaaaataatttagaaTGGAATGGGATATGGCCCCGAAGAGTGGCGCGCTCACTTGTATTATTTCTTCATTATTGAACGGTGGGGATTCCCTGGATGatattctttaaatttttactcttccttttttaattcttaagtttaattttctcGCTGCATAAGTCGTCGACAGTTTTTGTCTTTTCATTTACCTCGTTTTGTTGGTCCCTCGAAATTTCGACACTTTTTACTTTTTCGTGTCTCCGATTTGGACTGTTGTGTAAAGATAAAATATGCTTGGATTTTCATCATGTCTTAATATGCATGTATTCAAAAGTTGCCATGTGCGTGTAGGTTTTCTCACCATTTTCGTTTTTTCATATAATTGCATTAGTATTTGTCTAgttatttctaattttaatttttttgtattcaTTTCttacgcaaaaaaaaaaaaaaaaaaacacacgaTAATTGCAAGTAAATGTATAAATTCACTTGATTCTAATTTTGCAcatgaattaaaatttatactttCAATACAtggatttcttcaattttcgtaattttttatACTGTTGTTCTTCATCATGGGCCATGGCTAGTTAAAATTACGTGGACATTGAGTTATATCATTTAATATATAGGCCGTTTAAGTATATAGACATTTCAAACATTAATCTAATCATGCGAAAATAAGAGTATTTTTCATGTATTTGGggataaaaatttaatttatgtgcaaaaatcaaaatatagtaaaaatttcgtgtatttagacttaattattggaaaaataaaaatggaactCGTTATggatcaattttaattttaatttattgtagGTATCGGTGGATTGCACAATTGCCATTAGCCCAAGAAAGCAAGCCCTAATATACAAGCAGTGTGGATTCGACGGCCTCAGCGTCTAATATATTGGTCATGTGGTCCCCACCGCCCCTCtttgtttctctttctttctttaatttctctctctagaaatcgAAAAGGGAAATTCCCGTGGAGAGAGTGAGAGATGGGGAGTTTACAAAGTGAATTCCCACAAAGTTGAAAGCAATTAATTGAGATATGAGTATGAGGGGTTTCTGCAAATTTTGTATTCTTGTGTAAAGTTCCTAAAATCTGCTCGATTCAATGATATTCCACTTGACTTAGAATATGGTGCCATATTTCATTATGCGTTGTGCTATAACATGGTATGTCGTCGGTGTAGGTCCAGCTCGGCTCTTACTGTGGGCGCCAAGAGTGATTGAcgctctttttttttattttgtggtGTCCTATGctatttttatacttttttgAACGAATTATTTTATTGCATGTAGAATAAGAAGATTTAGACTTATAAAGATATTAGTATATTACAAGTTAGATTAAGCATTTATTATATTCATGCtaaattaaattgatgaatatttaatttttatcaaaaaattgaaacttaagaaattttatttttaaataattaatttaaatttaatttctaattaaataagataattcaaaaaaaaaatctgaacgaAAAAGCAGGAAAGGCATGTAAACTGAACTGATTCAAATTTACCTCAAATTGATTGAATTCACCAAAATTTACACCCTTTAAAAAATTTAGAATTAACTTTTAAATTTGAGCAAATTAAAATTCCCATCAAAACTACAACTATAAAAGTGAAATTTGCATGATTCTTTTACATCCACACTACAAGAAATACTGCAGCAACCtcctagtaaaaaaaaaagtagaaaatgatgaagaagccATTAATTGAACAACATTGTtcaattaccaaaataaattagtataatggtgGACAATGTGGTGGACGTCCATGTAGAAACAACATTGTTCAAAAGAACCCCCCATGTATAatggttggcgacgtccaccaaaaTAAATGTTTCCTGAGAAACAACATTGTTCAATTTCTTCTTGCAAACTCTAAAAATGACAAGCCATTAAAAGGCAAAATGAAAGAGGCCATCTTCAAGTTCAGCAGCAGTGAGAGAATCGTCATTAGACTTTGGGCAACTTCAAAGAAACAACCATCGTAAGGTGAAATAATCTATCTACTCAGAAACCGAATACACTAAGGATAAAAAGAGTAGAGATAAATTTGAAGCTAATCTCAAATTTGAATTTACTTCAAAGATCAACAATAAAAAAACTTGCAAATGAGATTTCATGCAGTAAGAGCACAATGTGGACAAGGGCTTGATCAAAAGCTCACACATCAACTATAAAGCCTGATCTCACAACACCAAATAAGCTACTTATGCTCACTTTCACACTAAAGGCACTTAAATTTGATAGAACCATGAACACTTTGAAGTTCAAAAGCATGAATAACATAGTGCACATAGACGATAAGTGGTTTTGTATCACAAAAACTTCTCACAGATTCTACCACATTCGGAGAGGCAAAGTCACATAGGATATGTAGAAGcaaaaaatttataacaaatatcATGTTCATGTGTGCAGTGTGCATACTTATTTCTTCATAGGATGGGAGAGTCATATTTGAcgaaaaatttgaaatttttctATTCACACAACAAGTACCATCTTAAAGGAATTCCAAGAACATAATTGCTGATACTCTAGAAACAAAGCATATCTAGTAAATCACAAAAGATTTGATCAAAGATTGCTTGATCAATCAGGTATGGATATATGATGTCGTGTGCAcgaaatgaaaaaataagatACATGTAGTAGAGTTAGTAAAAATGGTTTTACAGTTATTCGAGGGGTAATTAAGTAACTTTTACTATTCTAAATCATTTCACATCTAACCCAGCCCAATTTATCGCGAATAGATATAATGACAatcatgaagaaaaaaaatgtataaacaAACATTAACTTTATTTATGTCTATTATTCCCTCCGTGTCATAACAAGTGTCTTACCTTTCTAAAATAAGAAAGTGAGCTCCaccattttttacttttttacgttttaatcatttccactttaattatatttctctcacaaaataaaagtgGGCTACaccactttttttatttttttactatttgtTGTGCCAAAAAATAACACTTTTGTAACAAAAAGTAACAAGAACACAAAAAAGGcgtttgttgggaaccttgtggaatatcctaacccttgttttgatgataccaaaattcataggactcaaatgtaatagactagaatcgttttggactcaagtgttagagttcgtttctagtttagttgcggtgtcgaagactgaagactgaagaatgaagactgaagactgaagactggagttaccaactgaagtgtcagttgaagaatcagttgaagactgattatttaatgcgcgccatagactgatactaaagtcaagtatcagttgaacattcctcctaggactgatcttccaacgttcagaggaagccacgtacgctcaagtacagtcgcattaaatgcagggatatctcaatatcttatctctgcagaggtcattcctatctggtggttacttttcagagatgtcacatctcctgtcattcaaagagagccgtttccacacagacaaggaacctcgaagattgaagcctcagcccaaattcgaattgctctccagcggaagaaatcttgaggacgatttacgccaacggatctattcaagagttctcctacaaatagcgctcgaggatcacttcaatcttcaccgattcaacaacataagctgaagctctgccgaaatagctactcagcccaaagcttaaccgctcaaagcttgaatcgaagaagagaattccaaagccaaaaatcagtcactgctgattacatacattctcttagaccctaggcaaatattctgttcacccagaagccgaaggtcaaacttgcttcaaagaacttgttctttgtaagtatagttgacactcgttta includes these proteins:
- the LOC131019370 gene encoding uncharacterized protein LOC131019370 yields the protein MTSRDITATAAANHPTSGGNHHHYYPPSNSSSSSSASFRGCCCCLFLLFSFLALLALAVVLVVVLAVKPKKPEFDLQQVGVQYMGISPTTASSAAVSLNIRMVFTAANGNKVGIKYGESRFTVMYRGIPLGRGGVPGFYQPAHSVRRIECVIVVDRVSLLQADAADLVRDASLNDRVELRVVGDVGAKIRILGFTSPGVQVSVDCTIAISPRKQALIYKQCGFDGLSV